One stretch of Leadbetterella byssophila DSM 17132 DNA includes these proteins:
- a CDS encoding helix-turn-helix domain-containing protein has translation MNRIKEVLEIKGIKQTWLAEQLGKSYNMVNGYVQNRQQPRLEVLFEIAKILDVKPQELLKERL, from the coding sequence ATGAACAGGATTAAAGAGGTGTTGGAAATAAAAGGTATAAAACAGACTTGGCTAGCTGAGCAACTGGGTAAAAGTTATAATATGGTAAACGGTTATGTGCAAAACAGGCAGCAGCCCAGACTAGAGGTGCTTTTTGAAATTGCAAAGATATTAGACGTGAAACCACAAGAATTATTAAAAGAGAGATTATGA
- a CDS encoding glucose 1-dehydrogenase codes for MKNKVMIITGAGMGLGLATAKELASKGAHLVLVDYNEPALAEAKTEISREFPEVKVVTVFADVSDEEATKNYVKVAVDTFGRIDGFYNNAGIEGRQARMTEYDLDIFKKVIDINLMGVYFGLRYVIPVMQKQRYGRIVNAASVGGIRGVMNQSPYVASKHAVSGMTKNAALEYGRDGILTNAIAPGAILTPMVAEAFRQINPADPKAAEIEYAQHNPTKRLGEPHEVAKVVAFLLSEDNSYINGQTIAIDGGESNIYGNA; via the coding sequence ATGAAGAATAAAGTAATGATCATCACGGGTGCCGGAATGGGACTTGGATTAGCAACAGCGAAGGAATTGGCATCAAAAGGTGCGCATCTGGTTTTGGTAGATTACAATGAACCCGCATTAGCTGAAGCAAAAACGGAAATATCTAGGGAGTTTCCTGAGGTTAAAGTGGTAACCGTTTTTGCGGATGTATCGGATGAGGAGGCGACAAAAAACTATGTTAAAGTGGCTGTAGATACCTTTGGTAGAATCGATGGTTTTTACAATAATGCCGGCATAGAAGGGCGACAGGCCCGTATGACTGAATATGATCTTGATATCTTTAAAAAGGTCATTGACATTAATTTGATGGGAGTGTACTTTGGCTTGCGCTATGTCATTCCGGTGATGCAAAAACAGAGGTACGGCAGAATTGTAAATGCAGCTTCAGTAGGCGGCATACGTGGGGTGATGAACCAATCGCCCTATGTGGCAAGCAAGCACGCAGTGTCCGGTATGACTAAGAATGCGGCTTTAGAATACGGTAGAGATGGTATCTTAACGAACGCCATTGCCCCAGGAGCCATCCTTACCCCTATGGTTGCGGAGGCATTCAGGCAGATCAATCCAGCAGATCCCAAAGCGGCAGAGATAGAATATGCTCAGCATAATCCTACCAAACGCTTAGGTGAACCGCATGAAGTGGCAAAGGTGGTGGCCTTCCTGTTAAGTGAAGATAATTCCTATATAAACGGACAAACCATAGCTATCGACGGTGGAGAATCTAACATTTACGGGAATGCCTGA
- a CDS encoding uracil-DNA glycosylase family protein, with translation MPELHPFVTRRWKNHNHGQFEENEWFISENQNSFVFAPNRDIKSIFLGSFPTTHVSIDEPIGLYPEFFYGSPQNNFWTILGHLSNLPSATFQNRIDILRRLKIGIADILLEVERNGIYNNDNNLHQIRYNNILDLLLTFPNLENIFMTSGGRAPIYNLNNNNPSVATWLRHSLVNHNFTGFNQNGYLKAITNNDVTFNLISLASPSKNADRSFTRSINNINRETQLNLTVNDYRKLSWSLWLKKLHFTDNDTPQPIQHWSGIAAGNNYIQNHFEN, from the coding sequence ATGCCAGAACTTCACCCCTTTGTGACCCGAAGATGGAAAAACCACAATCACGGACAGTTTGAAGAAAATGAGTGGTTTATCTCAGAGAATCAGAACTCCTTTGTTTTTGCTCCAAATCGAGATATTAAAAGTATCTTTTTGGGCTCATTTCCAACCACACATGTTTCGATCGACGAACCCATTGGATTATATCCTGAATTCTTTTATGGTAGCCCCCAAAATAATTTTTGGACAATACTAGGCCACCTATCGAACTTACCGTCAGCAACTTTTCAAAATCGAATAGATATACTTAGAAGGTTGAAAATAGGAATAGCTGATATCCTACTAGAAGTAGAACGAAATGGAATTTACAATAATGACAACAATTTGCATCAAATACGGTATAATAATATCTTAGATCTACTATTAACCTTTCCTAATTTAGAAAATATCTTTATGACCTCAGGAGGGAGAGCCCCAATATATAATTTAAATAACAACAACCCTTCAGTAGCGACATGGCTACGTCACTCACTAGTAAATCATAATTTCACAGGATTTAATCAGAATGGTTATTTAAAGGCAATTACTAATAATGATGTTACTTTTAATTTGATATCCTTGGCATCTCCAAGTAAAAATGCTGATAGAAGCTTTACTAGAAGTATTAATAATATCAATCGGGAGACCCAACTAAATCTTACTGTAAATGATTATCGAAAACTTTCTTGGTCTTTATGGCTAAAGAAACTCCATTTTACAGATAATGATACCCCCCAACCCATTCAACATTGGTCTGGCATTGCAGCTGGCAACAATTACATTCAAAATCACTTTGAAAATTAG